Proteins co-encoded in one Camelus bactrianus isolate YW-2024 breed Bactrian camel chromosome 6, ASM4877302v1, whole genome shotgun sequence genomic window:
- the BCL2L10 gene encoding bcl-2-like protein 10 isoform X2, giving the protein MADGRRERTALLLTDYLEYCAREPRTPARAPSTPEAAVLRCVAAQIQEDNSHFSYYRGFRGDRVELVARMAQELLADDQGPSWGRVASLLTFAGTLLERPPPGTWGPREKEGISRNCRLLVASLCVQFSGLHRTWLVAHGGWPSESEM; this is encoded by the exons ATGGCGGATGGGCGAAGGGAGCGCACGGCCCTCCTGCTGACCGACTACCTGGAGTACTGCGCCCGGGAGCCCCGCACGCCCGCGAGGGCGCCGTCCACGCCCGAGGCCGCCGTGCTGCGCTGCGTGGCCGCCCAGATACAGGAGGACAACTCGCACTTCTCCTACTACCGCGGCTTCCGCGGGGACCGCGTCGAGCTGGTGGCCAGGATGGCGCAGGAGCTACTCGCTGACGACCAGGGCCCCAGCTGGGGCCGCGTGGCATCGCTGCTGACCTTCGCGGGGACGCTGCTGGAGAGGCCGCCGCCGGGCACCTGGGGTCCGAGGGAGAAGGAAGGCATTAGCCGTAACTGCCGACTTCTGGTGGCTTCGCTGTGTGTCCAGTTCTCGGGATTGCACCGCACCTGGCTGGTGGCGCACGGCGGCTGG CCAAGCGAATCTGAGATGTGA
- the BCL2L10 gene encoding bcl-2-like protein 10 isoform X1 — MADGRRERTALLLTDYLEYCAREPRTPARAPSTPEAAVLRCVAAQIQEDNSHFSYYRGFRGDRVELVARMAQELLADDQGPSWGRVASLLTFAGTLLERPPPGTWGPREKEGISRNCRLLVASLCVQFSGLHRTWLVAHGGWDGFCLFFQPALQPSWERQLVWVFLSCCTQ; from the exons ATGGCGGATGGGCGAAGGGAGCGCACGGCCCTCCTGCTGACCGACTACCTGGAGTACTGCGCCCGGGAGCCCCGCACGCCCGCGAGGGCGCCGTCCACGCCCGAGGCCGCCGTGCTGCGCTGCGTGGCCGCCCAGATACAGGAGGACAACTCGCACTTCTCCTACTACCGCGGCTTCCGCGGGGACCGCGTCGAGCTGGTGGCCAGGATGGCGCAGGAGCTACTCGCTGACGACCAGGGCCCCAGCTGGGGCCGCGTGGCATCGCTGCTGACCTTCGCGGGGACGCTGCTGGAGAGGCCGCCGCCGGGCACCTGGGGTCCGAGGGAGAAGGAAGGCATTAGCCGTAACTGCCGACTTCTGGTGGCTTCGCTGTGTGTCCAGTTCTCGGGATTGCACCGCACCTGGCTGGTGGCGCACGGCGGCTGG GATGGATTTTGTCTCTTCTTCCAGCCTGCACTGCAGCCATCTTGGGAAAGACAGCTGGTCTGGGTTTTTCTGTCATGCTGTACGCAATAG